From a region of the Myxococcus fulvus genome:
- the tnpA gene encoding IS66 family insertion sequence element accessory protein TnpA translates to MSKPVEKQEWIQVAEAFAASGLTQKEFSAQRGLRLSTLQSWVYRRRRQRPRKTQEVRLLPVEVSTIAPPSPALLEVVLASGARLRFPSGADIDYVARLITALGR, encoded by the coding sequence ATGTCGAAGCCGGTTGAGAAGCAGGAGTGGATCCAGGTCGCCGAGGCCTTCGCGGCGAGCGGCCTGACGCAGAAGGAGTTCTCCGCACAGCGAGGGTTGAGGCTGAGCACGCTGCAGTCGTGGGTATACCGGCGCCGACGTCAGCGCCCCCGAAAGACGCAGGAGGTGCGCCTGCTGCCGGTGGAGGTCTCGACCATTGCACCGCCGAGTCCCGCGCTGCTTGAGGTGGTGCTGGCCAGCGGAGCACGGCTGCGGTTCCCCTCGGGCGCCGACATCGACTACGTGGCTCGGCTCATCACGGCGCTGGGCAGGTGA
- a CDS encoding DUF2911 domain-containing protein codes for MTNPRLSWHLSIPALAALFLLVGPPAMAQKSIPPEKAPASPLAMTAKKLDDTTYVKVTYHSPRIQDPKTGEKRQIFGKLVPYGEVWRLGANQATELTTTGDIELAGKKLAAGTYSLFTIPQADKWTLIVSKDVGQWGAYKYDKTKDVLRVDVPTKKSADTYEALTITVDEKTPALNFAWENTQVSVPLSVAKKK; via the coding sequence ATGACAAACCCTCGACTCTCGTGGCACCTGAGCATCCCCGCCCTCGCCGCGCTGTTCCTCCTCGTGGGCCCGCCCGCTATGGCCCAGAAGTCGATTCCTCCCGAGAAGGCACCTGCCAGCCCCCTCGCGATGACGGCGAAGAAGCTGGACGACACCACCTACGTGAAGGTGACGTACCACTCGCCCCGCATCCAGGACCCCAAGACGGGCGAGAAACGGCAGATTTTCGGCAAGCTCGTCCCCTACGGTGAGGTGTGGCGCCTGGGCGCGAACCAGGCCACGGAGCTTACCACCACGGGTGACATCGAACTCGCCGGCAAGAAGCTCGCCGCCGGTACCTACTCGCTCTTCACCATTCCCCAGGCTGACAAGTGGACTCTCATCGTCAGCAAGGACGTGGGCCAGTGGGGCGCCTACAAGTACGACAAGACGAAGGACGTGCTGCGCGTGGATGTTCCCACGAAGAAGTCCGCCGACACCTACGAGGCCCTCACCATCACCGTCGATGAGAAGACCCCCGCGCTCAACTTCGCCTGGGAGAACACCCAGGTCTCCGTCCCCTTGAGCGTTGCCAAGAAGAAGTGA
- a CDS encoding DUF3592 domain-containing protein → MQLAIPHAPRKVRLTQVPGAVGRLARDAVLGLAFVALLGAVALWAGRHFVEEQGFTSRAEEVDGTIVSTRLPPVDARVGAEATLEVLYTFQDVEHSVSNVRTYAEDAEGLGKGATVKLLVDPAAPGQPREARFARSQALRTNLVPWGVLLGLILAGIFFTREAKRLVRSEVEPLRLGALVWLTPDGPLPEEGGEVVFPAHYFRQDVKMEVRARVRPGRAPVRNGTKVLAAVVPREPGWARVIDQDLAGVLGWLR, encoded by the coding sequence ATGCAGCTCGCCATCCCTCATGCACCTCGGAAGGTCCGTCTGACGCAGGTCCCCGGCGCGGTGGGCCGCCTCGCGCGTGACGCCGTGCTCGGGCTGGCCTTCGTGGCGCTGCTCGGCGCGGTGGCCCTGTGGGCCGGCCGCCACTTCGTCGAGGAGCAGGGCTTCACCTCCCGCGCCGAGGAGGTCGACGGGACCATCGTCTCCACGCGGCTTCCTCCCGTGGATGCCCGCGTGGGCGCGGAGGCCACCCTGGAGGTGCTCTATACCTTCCAGGACGTGGAGCACTCCGTCTCCAACGTCCGGACCTACGCCGAGGACGCCGAGGGGCTCGGCAAGGGCGCGACGGTGAAGCTGCTGGTGGACCCCGCCGCCCCGGGTCAGCCCCGCGAGGCGCGCTTCGCCCGTTCGCAGGCCCTGCGCACCAACCTGGTCCCCTGGGGCGTGCTCCTGGGGTTGATCCTCGCTGGCATCTTCTTCACCCGCGAGGCGAAGCGACTCGTCCGCTCCGAGGTGGAGCCCCTGCGCCTGGGCGCGCTGGTGTGGCTGACTCCAGACGGCCCCCTGCCGGAGGAGGGCGGCGAGGTCGTGTTCCCCGCCCACTACTTCCGTCAGGACGTGAAGATGGAGGTCCGCGCGCGGGTGCGGCCGGGCAGGGCGCCCGTGCGCAACGGAACCAAGGTGCTCGCGGCGGTGGTGCCCCGGGAGCCCGGCTGGGCGCGGGTCATCGACCAGGACCTCGCCGGTGTACTCGGGTGGCTGCGCTGA
- a CDS encoding DUF3616 domain-containing protein: MRLASIILGICVTGCAARGVSSTPESAPAAGGSGRDVLVFEGMCDASGAVALGGSLFVVGDDEDNILRVYDARRGGAPVQSVDLSPDLELPAHKKKPPEADIEAATGLGTYSFWLTSHGRNSSGKKAPSRLRFFATEEVDGKPQLVGRPYTQLLDDLLAAPQLSGLRLAEAEPLAPKAEGGLNIEGMTAMADGASIYVGFRSPVPQGKALLVPVLNPVQMVLEGKSAQVGEPRLVDLGGMGIRSLSWWHGRYLIISGGTDGSGTSRLFTWSGGDDAPVLASDVDLAGFNPEAFFTPEDAEEILLLSDDGTVPVDGTACKKLKEPAKKRFRGVWVKLPAQG, translated from the coding sequence ATGAGGCTGGCCTCCATCATCCTGGGAATCTGCGTGACGGGCTGTGCGGCCCGTGGTGTGTCCTCGACGCCCGAGAGTGCTCCGGCCGCGGGTGGTTCGGGACGGGATGTCCTCGTGTTCGAGGGCATGTGTGATGCCTCCGGGGCCGTGGCCCTCGGGGGCTCGCTGTTCGTCGTGGGCGATGACGAGGACAACATCCTCCGTGTCTACGACGCGCGACGCGGCGGTGCTCCCGTACAGAGCGTGGACCTGTCGCCGGACCTGGAGCTCCCCGCCCACAAGAAGAAGCCCCCCGAAGCGGATATCGAGGCGGCGACGGGGCTGGGCACCTACTCGTTCTGGCTCACGTCCCACGGGCGCAACAGCTCCGGCAAGAAGGCGCCCAGCCGGCTTCGCTTCTTCGCGACCGAGGAGGTCGACGGCAAGCCCCAGCTCGTGGGCCGGCCCTACACCCAGCTCCTCGATGACCTGCTCGCGGCGCCGCAGTTGTCGGGCCTCCGGCTCGCGGAGGCGGAGCCGCTCGCGCCCAAGGCCGAGGGGGGGCTCAACATCGAGGGCATGACGGCGATGGCGGATGGCGCATCCATCTACGTTGGCTTCCGCAGCCCGGTGCCGCAGGGCAAGGCGCTCCTCGTCCCCGTGCTCAACCCCGTGCAGATGGTCCTCGAAGGGAAATCCGCGCAGGTGGGCGAGCCCCGCCTCGTGGACCTGGGCGGCATGGGCATCCGCTCGCTGTCCTGGTGGCACGGCCGATACCTCATCATCAGCGGCGGCACGGATGGCTCGGGCACTTCGCGCTTGTTCACCTGGTCGGGCGGAGATGATGCGCCCGTGCTCGCGAGCGACGTCGACCTCGCGGGCTTCAACCCGGAGGCGTTCTTCACGCCCGAGGACGCGGAGGAGATCCTCCTGCTCAGCGATGACGGCACCGTCCCCGTCGATGGCACCGCGTGCAAGAAGCTGAAGGAGCCGGCGAAGAAGCGCTTCCGCGGCGTCTGGGTGAAGCTCCCCGCGCAGGGCTGA
- a CDS encoding N-acetylmuramoyl-L-alanine amidase, with product MSPRLLLALLVLLLVPGTVGAAKRNEAEDAYQGARRAYYALKDDAARRKLRHHWLNVVHKFQAVAKAHPKSDRAPDALFTAGELLQELSRISFVEEDLKAAIADYDKLRTDYPKHRLADDAALALARIHVHRTDRPEDARRVLTEMLAANSKGDQTKEMKALLASLPASKVTPPPARKPTPAPVPVKEDKGTAVAHVETPAEKPASALVGAIEKLAREPSPIIPRLDPTTPVGGEPSGESKGGLDAAVASALASKESQTSKPAETVKVATATKPVEPAPVVDVKTSAPVEVASTKSETPRAQEHRPEPVKVAEAPKAEQKSPVEPPKPITRPVDDEVAQARLKAVAKQSRRAELTLAEQLGLKVRRVIIDPGHGGHDTGAIGKEGTREKEVALSISLKLADLLREKGLEVVLTREDDRFIRLEDRAKFANTERGDLFISVHCNAATSRKLRGIETYTLNTSADRYSIRLAARENASSEKGISDLQFILADLATKANTEESSRLANQVQRSLVTELSRKYSDIKGLGHKEALFYVLLGVKMPAILVETAFLSNAEEEKRLASGAYQMDVAKAIAHGVEEFLGDRNRVAKVD from the coding sequence ATGTCCCCACGCCTTTTGCTCGCGCTGCTCGTCCTCCTGCTCGTCCCGGGCACGGTGGGCGCCGCGAAGCGGAACGAGGCGGAGGACGCCTACCAGGGAGCCCGGCGCGCCTACTACGCGCTGAAGGACGACGCCGCCCGGCGCAAGCTGCGCCACCACTGGCTCAACGTCGTGCACAAGTTCCAGGCGGTGGCCAAGGCCCACCCCAAGTCCGACCGCGCCCCGGATGCCCTCTTCACCGCGGGCGAGCTGCTCCAGGAGCTCAGCCGCATCTCCTTCGTCGAGGAGGACCTCAAGGCGGCCATCGCGGACTACGACAAGCTGCGCACCGACTACCCCAAGCACCGGCTCGCCGATGACGCCGCGCTGGCGCTCGCGCGCATCCACGTCCACCGCACGGACCGCCCCGAGGACGCCCGCCGCGTCCTGACCGAGATGCTCGCCGCCAACAGCAAGGGCGACCAGACCAAGGAGATGAAGGCGCTGCTCGCCTCGCTCCCCGCGTCCAAGGTCACGCCGCCCCCGGCGCGCAAGCCGACTCCAGCGCCCGTCCCCGTGAAGGAGGACAAGGGCACCGCGGTGGCCCACGTCGAGACGCCGGCCGAGAAGCCCGCGTCCGCGCTCGTCGGCGCCATCGAGAAGCTCGCCCGCGAGCCGTCCCCGATCATCCCCCGCCTCGACCCCACCACCCCCGTGGGCGGTGAGCCGTCCGGTGAGAGCAAGGGCGGCCTCGACGCCGCCGTCGCCTCGGCGCTGGCATCCAAGGAGTCCCAGACGTCGAAGCCGGCGGAGACCGTCAAGGTCGCCACCGCGACGAAGCCCGTCGAGCCCGCGCCCGTGGTGGACGTGAAGACGTCCGCGCCGGTGGAGGTCGCCTCGACGAAGTCGGAGACGCCTCGTGCGCAGGAGCACCGCCCCGAGCCCGTGAAGGTCGCCGAGGCCCCGAAGGCCGAGCAGAAGAGCCCGGTCGAGCCCCCCAAGCCCATCACCCGTCCCGTCGACGACGAGGTCGCGCAGGCGCGCCTCAAGGCCGTGGCGAAGCAGTCGCGCCGCGCGGAGCTGACGCTGGCGGAGCAGCTCGGGCTGAAGGTCCGCCGCGTCATCATCGACCCCGGTCACGGTGGGCACGACACGGGCGCCATCGGCAAGGAAGGGACGCGCGAGAAGGAGGTGGCCCTGTCCATCTCCCTCAAGCTGGCGGACCTGCTGCGTGAGAAGGGCCTGGAGGTGGTGCTGACGCGTGAGGATGATCGCTTCATCCGCCTTGAGGACCGCGCCAAGTTCGCCAACACCGAGCGCGGTGACTTGTTCATCTCCGTCCACTGCAACGCGGCCACCAGCCGGAAGCTGCGCGGCATCGAGACGTACACGCTGAACACGTCCGCGGACCGCTACTCCATCCGCCTGGCCGCGCGCGAGAACGCGTCGTCGGAGAAGGGCATCAGTGATTTGCAGTTCATCCTCGCGGACCTGGCAACCAAGGCGAACACCGAGGAGTCCTCGCGGCTGGCGAACCAGGTGCAGCGCAGCCTGGTGACGGAGTTGTCCCGCAAGTACTCGGACATCAAGGGCCTGGGCCACAAGGAGGCGCTGTTCTACGTGCTGCTCGGCGTGAAGATGCCGGCCATCCTCGTGGAGACCGCGTTCCTGTCCAACGCGGAGGAGGAGAAGCGGCTGGCCTCGGGCGCGTACCAGATGGACGTCGCCAAGGCCATCGCGCACGGCGTGGAGGAGTTCCTCGGCGACCGCAACCGCGTGGCGAAGGTGGACTGA
- a CDS encoding DUF1772 domain-containing protein has product MLETLLPLLTWASLLGCGLMAGVFFAFSTFVMKGLERVPPTTGITAMQGINTAVMPSVFLVVFMATALLCAGLVVSSVFTWAQPAARLRLLGGMLYLVGCFGVTAGFNVPRNDALARLSAQSAEAPAYWARYQSEWTAWNHVRTLACLGALVSLVLSRD; this is encoded by the coding sequence ATGCTCGAAACCCTGCTGCCTCTCCTGACGTGGGCGTCCCTGCTCGGCTGCGGTCTGATGGCGGGCGTGTTCTTCGCCTTCTCCACCTTCGTGATGAAGGGCCTGGAGCGAGTGCCTCCGACGACGGGCATCACCGCGATGCAAGGCATCAACACCGCCGTGATGCCGAGCGTGTTCCTGGTGGTGTTCATGGCCACGGCCCTGCTCTGCGCGGGGCTGGTGGTGTCCTCGGTGTTCACCTGGGCCCAGCCGGCCGCGCGCCTGCGACTGCTGGGCGGCATGCTCTACCTGGTGGGCTGCTTCGGGGTGACGGCCGGGTTCAACGTCCCGCGAAACGACGCGCTGGCGAGGCTCTCCGCGCAGAGCGCGGAGGCTCCGGCGTACTGGGCGCGCTACCAGTCGGAGTGGACCGCCTGGAACCACGTGCGGACCCTGGCGTGCCTGGGGGCGCTGGTGAGCCTGGTGCTCTCGCGGGACTGA
- a CDS encoding CAP domain-containing protein codes for MTSSPFSLPSLLLCASLMGGCDAGQTTTPTSETSRLPTDDLQTVEGRSTVGCFPSPQESSVLSLINQQRAAGASCGGVAKVPVPPLSMNGTLVCAARAHAQDMATNGYLGYISLDGQTPLRRVTSRGYTPLSYMEENIAAGYISAEAVVSAWMANPRDCNNIMSPAHTHVGVGNAIVPGSTYNYWVQDFGRP; via the coding sequence ATGACGTCCTCCCCATTCTCGCTTCCCTCCTTGCTTCTTTGCGCTTCCCTGATGGGGGGCTGTGACGCGGGACAGACGACCACGCCCACGAGCGAAACAAGCCGCCTGCCCACGGATGATTTGCAGACGGTCGAGGGCCGCTCGACCGTCGGCTGCTTCCCGTCGCCGCAGGAAAGCTCCGTGCTTTCGCTCATCAACCAGCAACGCGCCGCAGGGGCCTCCTGCGGTGGGGTGGCGAAGGTACCGGTGCCCCCGCTCTCCATGAACGGGACGCTGGTCTGCGCCGCACGCGCGCACGCCCAGGACATGGCCACGAACGGCTACCTTGGCTACATCAGTCTGGATGGCCAGACGCCTTTGCGTCGGGTGACGAGCAGGGGCTACACCCCGCTGTCCTACATGGAGGAGAACATCGCCGCCGGATACATCTCCGCGGAGGCGGTGGTGAGTGCATGGATGGCCAATCCTCGCGACTGCAACAACATCATGAGTCCGGCGCACACTCACGTGGGCGTCGGTAACGCCATCGTGCCGGGCAGCACGTACAATTATTGGGTTCAGGACTTCGGCCGGCCTTGA
- the tnpB gene encoding IS66 family insertion sequence element accessory protein TnpB (TnpB, as the term is used for proteins encoded by IS66 family insertion elements, is considered an accessory protein, since TnpC, encoded by a neighboring gene, is a DDE family transposase.): protein MFTLPASGRVVLATEAVDMRKSIDGLMAVVKSAWGEDVYSGHLFAFISRRGDRIKVLTWSRGGFVLLYKRLETGRFRLPKVDADASAVHLDATQLAMLLDGMDVADVKRSPAWTPPGRTSS from the coding sequence GTGTTCACGCTTCCGGCGTCCGGGCGCGTGGTGCTGGCCACCGAGGCGGTGGACATGCGCAAGTCGATTGATGGCCTCATGGCGGTGGTGAAGTCCGCCTGGGGTGAGGACGTCTACTCCGGCCACCTCTTCGCTTTCATCTCGAGGAGAGGCGACCGCATCAAGGTGCTGACGTGGAGTCGGGGAGGCTTCGTACTGCTGTACAAACGGCTGGAGACGGGCCGCTTCCGACTGCCGAAGGTGGACGCGGACGCGAGTGCGGTGCACCTGGACGCGACGCAGTTGGCGATGCTGCTGGACGGCATGGACGTCGCCGACGTCAAACGCTCGCCCGCCTGGACGCCACCCGGGCGCACGTCCTCGTAG